The nucleotide sequence GGGCTTGTGTCGGGTGCGGGGGCGGTCATTGCGACCCATTGCGCGAAAATGCCGCCGTCGGGATTGTGAGTGCCCAGAGGGTTGGTCGGATCGTTGCTGTACCGGCCATCTCCGATGTCGTAAGCGGTCCCGTAGTCCCATCCGCAGACCACCGCGGTGACCTGGCGGCCGGAGGTGTCGATACGCAGGATGTGGGAGCGGCCCGTACCTACGGCTGGATAGGGGAGCGGACTGCTGTCGGGGCGTGGCTCAGGCCAGAGGTCTTGGGTGATGGGGGGTGGGTTCAGCGAATAGTCGGGCTCGGCTGGGTCGTTGGGTGCGACCGCGTGTTTGAACCCGGGGTAGACATAGTCGATGTCGCCCATCTGACTGGCAAGTGAGCGCGACTCCAGGTACGCGCGGATGACTACCGCAGGTCCGGTCACAAGGTCGATTCCCGGTTCCGCGCTCCACACTTCTCGTTCTTGTGCCAGCAGTCCGGTCCAGGGGACCTTTGATAGCGGCGGCGCGGGTTCCGAGTGACTGCAGCCGATGGCTGCCATCATGACAACGGGTAGCGCGGCCAGCGCCCTGGATACGCGACGTGTTGCGCTCATTTTTTCCATGGTTGTGGGTTGTGCACAACATTGTTGTAGTAGGTCGAAATATCGGAGTCGATCCGTGTCACCGTGTCGTTGCCGAGTGTCTGGCTTAGCGCGCTTGAAAGCACGCTGTCGTAGGCTTGCGGAGTATTCCTCTTGCGCCAATCCTCGTTCATCTCGGCATAGGTGGCAATTCGCATCGGGCCGTCAGGATGCTGCGGATCGACTGGGCGATATAGCTCCGGTTCCAATCCAGACAGCGGTTGGCCGGACGCCAGAAATCCGTCGAGCACCAGCCGCGGTGGGGTGGTGTGGGGCATGTCCGGAATCGACGTCGTGGTCGGCGCGGGACCGACGATGTCGTGCTCTATGGCCGAGCCGATGAGATTTGTTCCGCTGCCTACGATTCCCGCTCCGGGGATCGGCAGAGTACCGACGCCGAAGGTGCCGCCCTTGAGCAGACTTTCGTAAGCTGATTTCTTCAGGTTGTATGCGGCCGTCAGATCGGCGTTGGAAGCGTTGTAGGTGCCGACGTCGATGAGCCCCTTCAATCTGGCCGCGTACTTGAGATCTTCGTCGTGATTGATCAGGTCGGGAACCTGGTTGGCCGCGGATTGAGCGAAATGCTTTTCAGCCTGGATGATATTGCGGTCGGCCGCGCCATTGAAATAATCCGAAGCCGACTTATCGGTACTCAGCACCGAGAAGATCCCTTTCGCTGCCGGCCAGGATTCGTTTTCTTGGTTCTCGGCCGAATCTGGGGTGGTAAAAAACTGGGAAAATTCATTGTGCTCGCCTGCGATGTTGGGTATGTATGGCGCCAGACCGTGTGCGAAAGATTGGACCAGCTCGGGATTTGCTTCGCCCAGCGTGGTGGTGCTGAATCCGTTCGGCAAGTTCAGTAAGTCACCGGGGTGTTGGCCCAAGTAGCTTGCGTATGCATGTGCGGTTTTACCCGCGAGCTCGGCTTCAGGCCCCCCAGGGTTTTGCGTCCAGCTGAACAATGAGCCGATGCCCTTGCCGCCGTCGTCCCACCGATTGTGGGTCACATCGAACAAGAACTGATCGTGGCCACTGCTGGTGAGCAGGTCGGTCACCCTCACGTGATCGCGCCCGGCCACTCGGAACACATCGTCGAGGATGTTCCGCTGGGCGCCATGGAGCAAACTATGGTCCACGATTTGCCCGTGCGGCATTTCTTCGTGGAGTTCTCGCGTGCCCCAGTCAAGCATGGCCTTGTCCAGCTCCGTGCCGTGCTGCAGCCTTGGGCTGCCATCACCGGCGACCTTGGCGATCTCCGCGATGTCGTTGGCCGAATTCGAGTGCGAGGGTTCGTTGAATGTGAGTGCGTTCTGCAAACTTTGCGGCAGTTGATCAAATCCGCCCTGCATCGTTTCCGAACCCTCTTGGGCTCCTACTTTGGTATCGGTCTTGGGGAAATTGAGGTTCGGGTTGCTCATCAACTGCCACGAGTCGCCGATGATGGCTCGCTCGACTCCCAGGCGTTGTTCGGCGGTCTTGAGCGCATCGACAGACATGCCATGCTCTTGAGCTTGTAGTTGGCTCAACACCGATGCCTGCTCCGCGTTTAGTGGCGTCTTTCCGGCCAGCTGATCCGGGGTGATGGAACCCAGCACCCCGCTGACGCGAGCGGCCGCTCCCAGGTCACCGGCAAGCGCGTCATGTACGTCTCGCTCGGCCTGGCGGGGCGTCTCTGCCTCATGGCCGTCGGCCCCCCGAACCCGAGCCGGGTCGTATCCATCGGTGGCGAGGTTGGTCTGTCCTTTTTGCAGAATGTCTGAGTAGCAGTTTCGGATTGAGTGCAGTCGTCTCAGGGCGTCCTCTGTGTCGCGGATTGCATCGTCTTCACACGCCGTGATGATGGCGTCGAGTGCGTTTCTATCCGCCGCGCTGAGGTGGGGGTCCTTTTCCATCTCCATCGCCTGCGCGATCAGGTCATCAAGGTCCTGCAACTGAATTTCGAGGGTGGCGATTCTTCCGGCAGCGCCTTTTTGCGCCTCAGCCAGCGCTGCGGCGACCTCCTCCAGATGGGCTCCGATCTGGGGCAACTGCTCGGATTGAGCGCCCAGCGCCTGGGCTGTGCGCTGCACCTCGGCGGAATCGTTGATGGGGTTCTCGCCGTTCTGGTGATTCCAGGCCGCTTCAAAGCGTCGGCGGGCTTGCTCAAACGTAATGTTCGACTCGGCAGTGCTGCGTCCCGCAGCATGAAACGCGGTTGCCAAGTCGGAAATCTGAGCTGGGCGACCAGCCTGGAGGCTTTGGTTGATCGCCCAGGGATCACCTCCGGCATAGGCGACTAGCGCCGGGACGCTTATGTACCTAAGCTGCATTGCCCCACCTCGAGCGTGGTTGTCCACGCGCTGGGATTGGTTCGTGCCCTCGAATGGAACAAACCCGAATTGATCAGCATCGTCGTCCCTTCTCGGCCCGGGGACACAGGATACTGTCGCGAGCCGGGTGGTCAATTCGCTTGGCGATGGCCGGTCGGTGCGGCGCTACGGGCGCATTTCGCTCCGGCCGGGTCGACCTGACACCATCGGCCCAAGAGACAACCCCAATAGACAACACAGAGACCTGGATCTCGTTGTCGGTCGCTATCGAGGTGGGCGAACATGGACAAGGCATGGGCTGACTGGCGCGCACGCGCAAGCTGCGGTACGTACGGGAGATAGCGGTGACTGAAGACCCTGTGATTCGGGAGTTGTCCGCGGCGGTGGAGCGCAGCCCCGAGGTTGTCGAACTTCGGCTGCATCTGGCCGCGCTGTTGGCTGACAGGGGACGCCACGCGGAGGCGCTGGGGCATTGCAGTGCGGTACTTGCCAAGGATGCCGCCAATGCCGAGGCGCTGAGTCTGTTGCAGCGTTGCAGCGCGGCGTTGGCAGCGCCTGCCGAGGTGGTGCCGGCGCAACAGCAACAGCACGCTCCCGACACTGCCGGCTTTGACTGGTCCAAGGCGGAAAAACAGGTCGCCGACATCATCGAGCCCGCATTCGTGGAGGCGCCCCCGGACGTGGTCGGCGAGGGCGACTTCGACGTGGTGCAGCGCAGCCAGGTCCGGTTGGCCGATATCGCCGGTATGGCCGATGCCAAACAGCAACTGGAGCTTTCGCTGCTTGGGCCGCTACGCAACCCCGAGCTGATGAAGGCGTACAAGGTCTCCGCACGCGGTGGCCTGTTGTTATACGGCCCGCCCGGTTGTGGGAAAAGCTATCTGGCCAAGGCGGTTTCGGGGGAGCTGGGTGCCAGCTTCTACCAGGTGGGAATCGCAGATGTGCTGCATCGCTGGTTCGGGGATAGTGAGCGCAGCATCCGCGCGGTCTTCGACAATGCCCGCCGCAACGCTCCGTGCGTGCTGTTCTTCGACGAAGTGGACGCGTTGGGGCATCGGCGTTCCGCGCTCAGCGGCAGCGCGGGGTTGCGCACGGTGGTCAACTCCATTCTCGAAGAACTCGACTCGGCGGCGTCCTCCAACGATGGCGTCTATGTGCTCGGAGCGACCAATGCGCCCTGGGACGTCGACCCGGCGCTGCGTCGGCCCGGCCGTTTCGATCGGATGATCTTTGTCGGGTTGCCCGACGCCGAAGCCAGGGCGGGGATCGTCCGCGTTCATCTGCGGGATCGGCCGGTCGCGGGGATCGACCCCCGGGCGATCGCCAACCGCACCGAAGGGTTTTCCGGCGCAGACCTGGCGCACATCTGTGACAGCGCAACCCAGATAGCGATGGCCGAATCGATGCGTGCCGGACAGGTTCGTCCGGTGACGATGGCAGACATCGACGCGGCCGCCGCACAGATCCGCCCCAGCACTGGACCCTGGTTCGAGACCGCGCGCAATGTCGTCGAATTCGCCAACAACGACGGAACCTACGACGACCTGGCAAAGTATCTGCGCCGTAGAAAGATTCGGTGATGCCAGGCCCCGCCGCCGATCAGCGCGACGAAGCCATCCACATCGCCAGCATCCACTGCGACACTGGGAATTACGAACGCGCCCGAGAGGTCTTGCGCAGTTCGTTGGCGCAAAATCCCAATGACCCGAACCTGTTGGCGCATCTGTCTCGGGCTGAATACCTGCTGGGCAACTACGACAATGCCGCGTGGAGCGCATACAGCGCATTGGCGGCCGCGCCCGAATCGGAATTCGCCATGCGGCTCTACGCGGTATCCCTCGATCAGCTGGGGCGCAGCTGGGACGCCCTGTGCATGGCGTGGCGGGCGGTGCTGGCTCATCCCAATGAGCCCCTGGCGCATCGGACTTACGCGAGCTTGTTACAGAAGGCCTGGCAATTGTCCAACGCGCTCTATGCCATCGACCAAGCGTTACGGCTCGATCCCGGCAATGTTGACGCACACATTCTGCGCGGCTCGATCTTGCACGACCTGCGCCGAATCGAGGAATCCACCGAGGCCTATCGAGCCGCGTTGGCGCTGGACCCAGGCAACGCCGAGGCGCTCAACAACCTGGCGATCAACCGGCTTCGTCGGCGCAAATTTGCGCACGCGCTGCGCGGGTTTCTCGATGCGGCAGGCACCGACCCGACCATCGGTGCGGTGGCCCGCCGGAACATCGGTGTGGTCCTGGAGCGGGTGTTTCGCGGGGTGACCGTCGTTGCCGGGGTGCTCGCGTTCTTCGCCGCCATGGTGCTGAAGCTGAACGCCAAGGCGCAGTCGACGGCGGGGCTGCGGGTGGTCACCGGAATTCTCACCGGGGTGCTGATCGTCGGGTTCATCTGGATGCTGCGCTCGGCGCCCCGTCGGGTACTGGCTTCGGCGTTGCGCGAACAGCGCCTGACCTATCTCCGGGTGCTGCACGCGCTACTGGCGGTGCTGGTCGGGGCGATTGCCACCATCTTGGCCTGGCCCGCCGGCATCATCCCGGTGTGCGGCCTGCTGATATTGAGCGGGCTGCTGTTGTTCTGGGTCGGCCTCAGCTACTGAAGCTGACCGGCCTAGTATCCGACCATGGCCTCCCGACCCCTTACCGAACTCGATAAATCCGACGTATTGGCTGGGCTGTTCGCCGTGTGGGACTCCATCGACGCGCTGCTGGACGGGCTGCCCGAGGCCGACTGGCAGGCCAAGAGCCCGCTGCCGGGTTGGGATGTCAAGGCCGTCGTGGCGCACCTGATCGGGACCGAGTCTTTCCTGATGGGCGTCGCCGCGCCCGAGCCCGACGTCGACGTTTCCGCGCTGGGGCACGTGCGCAACCCCATCGGGGTGATGAACGAGTTCTGGGTGCGCCACCTGTGCGGGGAGTCCGGCGCCAGCCTGCTGGAACGTTTCCGCAACGTGACCGAGAAACGGCGCAAGGCTCTCACCGACCTTTCCAACGAAGAATGGAATGCCGCGACCACCACGCCGGCCGGACCCGACAGCTACGGGCGGTTCATGCGGATCCGTGCCTTCGACTGCTGGATGCACGAGCAGGACATCCGCCACGCGCTGCAGCAGGAATCGTCCGACGAGCAGCTTGCGGGGCCGGCTTCGCGCCTGTCCCTCGACGAGATCTCGACCTCGATGGGGTTTGTGGTCGGCAAGCTGGCCAAAGCTCCCGAGGGCTCACGCGTCCTATTCGAGCTGACCGGACCGCTGACCCGCGAGATCCGCGTCAACGTCGAGGGTCGTGCGCAGGTTGTCGACGACTTTGGGGGACAAGAACCGACCGCGACGATCCGGATGGACGGCCTGCAGTTCACTCGGCTTGCCGGTGGTCGCCCGAAGAGTCCGGCGCGCAGCCAGGACATCGAATTCGGCGGCGACAAGGACCTGGCCGCCCACATCGTCGAGCGTCTCAACTTCGTGATCTGATCGGGAACATAATTCGGTTGCCGCTGGTTTTTCAGGGCGTACCATGGGTTGTCCTGCCGAAGATCGGCAGGGATGCGAGGGGCTGAACGGTTTCGACTTCGCGCATCGAATCAAGGGAAGCGTGCCGGTGCAGGCAAGAGACCACCGTAAGCGTCGATGCAACTAGATAAGCGCCGATTCACATCAGCGCGACTACGCTCTCGCTGCCTAAGCGACGGCTAGTCTGTCGGACCGGGAACGCCCTCGCCCCGGACCCCGGCATCAGCTAGAGGGATCAACCGATGAGTTCGGTCGCGGGGCTCATCGGGACATCAACAGCGACTGGGATCGTCATCCTGGCTAGTTCGCGTGACCAGGAGATCCGAGCAGAGACATAGCGGACTGCGCACGGAGAAGCCTTGAGGGAATGCCGTAGGACCCGGGTTCGATTCCCGGCAGCTCCACAACTGAATGGCGGGTCGTACGCCACAACTATCGCGTACGAACCATGCCTGATTCGCTAATCGGTTGCCGGTCACGGCTGTGGCTGGACCCGCAGGGTAGTTGGTGTCGACGCCACCCGCGCATTCTCGTGGCAACTGAACCTGCGCAAGCACTCGGTCACGGCGGTGGGTAGTTGAATACCACCGTCCCAACACCGCTCGGACTGTTCGAGATGTACACCGGGCCCAATGCGAAGGGCAGAAGCCCGGTATTCATTGGAATGTTTCCGGTGACTACTGGGCTGTCGGTGCCGGTCGTGGTGTAGGAGTACAGCAGCGTTTGATTGTCGTTCGTGGAGATGGAGATAACCGTTCCCGGAGGGACGACTCCGGATGTCTGTCCGGTCCCGAGAATGATCCCGGGAATCGTCCCGTGGTTTCCGCCGGAATCAACAATCGAGGTGACCGGATAGTAGGTGCCGAGTGGGTCATAACCGCCGAACTGGACATCCAGGGTGGTGATCGGTACTCCGCTCACCGAGGTTATGGGTGTGCCTGTGTTGGGCCCGAACTGCATGTATCCCTGAGGAATGTTAATCAGTTCGCCCTCATTGAGTTGACCCGGCAGCGCCGTGGTCACGACGTTGCCGTGCCCTCCTGTGGCGGCGTTGATATTCGGTCCGATGCCCAGTACGCCGTGCCCCGTCGGGCCGAAGCCGTTCCCCATCGCAATCAGGGTCAGGCCTTGCAGAGATGTCGGGAACGGGAGGATGCCGACCTGAACGCTGGTCGGGGCAGTCACAGCCCCACTGCCGAAGTCCACTGTTGTGTTGAAATCGGCGTAGAGGATGTTGACCCCGTTGCCGTACCGAATCACATCGAATCCGGTGGGCAGTCCGAGGTTTTGTAATCCGATGTCCCAGATGGGGACGACAAGACCAGCAGATCCGGTGTCAAGCAGCACAGGCACACTGGGCCCGCCGTTTATGGAGACATTTACCGCCGGAAAGTTGTTGTCGAGGTATAGCGGGACAGATGCGTTGACCGGTGACCCGGTGCCAGCGGGCCCGTTGTTGCCGTATAGCCAGCCGCCGAGGCCTCCTGGTCCGCCCGCCGCGTTGGATCCTCCGGCACCCCCGGATCCGCCGTTGCCGATGAGTCCGGCGGTGCCTCCGGTGCCGCCGGTGAGGCCAGGAGTGGTTTGCGAGTAGCCGTTGCCGCCGTTGCCGATGAGCAGGCCGCCGGCGCCGCCATTGGGGTTGGCCGCGGTGCCGTCGGCGCCGTTGCCGATAAGCGGGCGCCCGAGCAGGAATTCAGTGGGTGCATTGATGGCTCCCAGCACGTCGCGTCCGACCGTCTGCAACAGCGACGCGCTCTGTGCCTCAGCGGAGGCATATGCGCCGGACGCCGAGTTCAGCGCTTGCACGAACTGCTGGTTAAAAGCGCCGAAATACCCACTCAGGGAATGATATTCGCGCGCGTGCCCCGCAAATAGCGCTGCAATTGCCGTTGATACTTCGTCGGCGGCAGCGGTTGCGAGAACGGTGGTTGGGCCGGCAGCGGCCCCATTGGCCGCTGCAAGAGTCGAACCGATGCTTTGTAGATCCTGCGCTGCCGATACCAACCACGGTGGGGCCACGCTCAGTTGCGCCACGCCGACCCCCGTCCTGTCATGGTTGTCCACGTCCCCGGCTGTCTCGTCGAGGTATCCCCAGTGATTCCGAGACAGTCGGCGCTTTTCGTCGTTTCCGAGTGCCCCAATTTCAATGCGGTGTGTCCGGGCAAAGGTGGTGTTGTGCGGCGTAGACGACGGCCGGCATTGGGATCCGGCGCGATTGCGCACCGCGCACACACGCAGGTGTTGGCCATGCCGCACCTCCCAGGTGGGGGTGATGCTACGCCGACGGCATCTTCTTTGGCGGACGGTTTGATCGGCGCGCGCCTCAACCGTGGTGCGGTGGTGCCTCGTTGCGCAGCCATTCGTCGTTTGACGCCCGCCGGATCAGATCCTCATCGCCGAACCTGTCCAGGTCCTCGGGTGTGACGCGCGCCCGAGGAGGTTTTGCCGGGGCCGGCGGCGGGGTTTCGGAGTCCATGACAGTGATTGTCTCTGATTTGAACGTCGGGTTGGGATTCGCGGTCGCTGCACCCCGGACAGCTAAGGCGAACAATCCCGCTGTTTGGGATCGGTAGCAGATCCGCGCCGCTACTTTTCGCGTGACGACGCCGGACAATGGCGTCAGGGGATTTGAGCGAAAGAGGTTCCATGATGTGCGGATCTTCGAGTTCCAGCAAGCCCACGACGGCCCTGGTGGGTGCGGTGTCGCGGCTGAGACCCACTAGTCGTGGGCTCGGCCATGACTGTGTTCGTCTATCTCGGCCTGGGGCTTGCCGGTCTGGTGCTGGGCGCGGGGACG is from Mycobacterium marinum and encodes:
- a CDS encoding maleylpyruvate isomerase family mycothiol-dependent enzyme, encoding MASRPLTELDKSDVLAGLFAVWDSIDALLDGLPEADWQAKSPLPGWDVKAVVAHLIGTESFLMGVAAPEPDVDVSALGHVRNPIGVMNEFWVRHLCGESGASLLERFRNVTEKRRKALTDLSNEEWNAATTTPAGPDSYGRFMRIRAFDCWMHEQDIRHALQQESSDEQLAGPASRLSLDEISTSMGFVVGKLAKAPEGSRVLFELTGPLTREIRVNVEGRAQVVDDFGGQEPTATIRMDGLQFTRLAGGRPKSPARSQDIEFGGDKDLAAHIVERLNFVI
- a CDS encoding ATP-binding protein, encoding MTEDPVIRELSAAVERSPEVVELRLHLAALLADRGRHAEALGHCSAVLAKDAANAEALSLLQRCSAALAAPAEVVPAQQQQHAPDTAGFDWSKAEKQVADIIEPAFVEAPPDVVGEGDFDVVQRSQVRLADIAGMADAKQQLELSLLGPLRNPELMKAYKVSARGGLLLYGPPGCGKSYLAKAVSGELGASFYQVGIADVLHRWFGDSERSIRAVFDNARRNAPCVLFFDEVDALGHRRSALSGSAGLRTVVNSILEELDSAASSNDGVYVLGATNAPWDVDPALRRPGRFDRMIFVGLPDAEARAGIVRVHLRDRPVAGIDPRAIANRTEGFSGADLAHICDSATQIAMAESMRAGQVRPVTMADIDAAAAQIRPSTGPWFETARNVVEFANNDGTYDDLAKYLRRRKIR
- a CDS encoding tetratricopeptide repeat protein — protein: MPGPAADQRDEAIHIASIHCDTGNYERAREVLRSSLAQNPNDPNLLAHLSRAEYLLGNYDNAAWSAYSALAAAPESEFAMRLYAVSLDQLGRSWDALCMAWRAVLAHPNEPLAHRTYASLLQKAWQLSNALYAIDQALRLDPGNVDAHILRGSILHDLRRIEESTEAYRAALALDPGNAEALNNLAINRLRRRKFAHALRGFLDAAGTDPTIGAVARRNIGVVLERVFRGVTVVAGVLAFFAAMVLKLNAKAQSTAGLRVVTGILTGVLIVGFIWMLRSAPRRVLASALREQRLTYLRVLHALLAVLVGAIATILAWPAGIIPVCGLLILSGLLLFWVGLSY
- a CDS encoding PecA family PE domain-processing aspartic protease, translated to MAQLSVAPPWLVSAAQDLQSIGSTLAAANGAAAGPTTVLATAAADEVSTAIAALFAGHAREYHSLSGYFGAFNQQFVQALNSASGAYASAEAQSASLLQTVGRDVLGAINAPTEFLLGRPLIGNGADGTAANPNGGAGGLLIGNGGNGYSQTTPGLTGGTGGTAGLIGNGGSGGAGGSNAAGGPGGLGGWLYGNNGPAGTGSPVNASVPLYLDNNFPAVNVSINGGPSVPVLLDTGSAGLVVPIWDIGLQNLGLPTGFDVIRYGNGVNILYADFNTTVDFGSGAVTAPTSVQVGILPFPTSLQGLTLIAMGNGFGPTGHGVLGIGPNINAATGGHGNVVTTALPGQLNEGELINIPQGYMQFGPNTGTPITSVSGVPITTLDVQFGGYDPLGTYYPVTSIVDSGGNHGTIPGIILGTGQTSGVVPPGTVISISTNDNQTLLYSYTTTGTDSPVVTGNIPMNTGLLPFALGPVYISNSPSGVGTVVFNYPPP